In Microbacterium sp. 1.5R, the following are encoded in one genomic region:
- a CDS encoding DUF4012 domain-containing protein, whose amino-acid sequence MSDGRLPVRRRWLRWTIGVIVTLIVLAIGWVGIRGIGAVNDLQQVSAASSKLKQAIGQGDLDTAAALSARIAHHAGSAHDLTSDPIWSGFGLLPWLGPNFSAVRDVAEIADDVASDALVPVLAAAEELDLASLGLSGGVVDLTPFAQIEPPLAEASATLTSAETRALDIDAGATIPPLADAVREMRSAVTQAATVVGALHGASALLPSMLGGEGPRNYVLAMQNNAELRSSGGIIGAIALLHAENGRITLVQQASTQDFPALDTPIPLSESTVALFEDRPGRYLQNLTSIPDFTEAGPAIATRWQNRFGQSVDGVIAVDAVMTEDLIAATGPLAFGPFTATEDTVVNLLLSEIYASVPDPSAQDEVFSQAAGALLSAALTEAAPKDLVAALAESADERRIRIWSAHEDEEAILSASTLGGALPEDGPQTHVGVLFNDTTGGKMDFYADAAITTSIGTCDGEPTTQVTVTWKNDAPADAGTALPPYVTANGFYGVPAGSTRTLVTVYGPEGATPSHIDGDGEEISVQTALLGSRSAVQHEVLVAPGESSTITVEYQGTGAGERLTVVDHTPMVTAPDVSREQLRCAS is encoded by the coding sequence GTGAGTGACGGACGTCTGCCTGTGCGTCGTCGATGGTTGCGGTGGACCATCGGCGTGATCGTGACCCTCATCGTGCTCGCGATCGGCTGGGTCGGCATCCGTGGGATCGGTGCTGTGAACGATCTGCAGCAGGTCTCCGCGGCGTCGTCGAAGCTCAAGCAGGCGATCGGGCAGGGCGACCTCGACACGGCCGCGGCGCTCTCTGCGCGCATCGCTCACCACGCGGGGTCCGCGCACGACCTGACATCAGATCCGATCTGGTCAGGCTTCGGTCTGCTGCCCTGGCTCGGACCGAACTTCTCAGCGGTGAGAGACGTCGCCGAGATCGCCGACGACGTCGCGTCGGACGCGCTCGTTCCGGTGCTGGCCGCCGCTGAGGAACTCGATCTGGCGAGTCTGGGCCTCTCGGGCGGCGTCGTGGACCTCACGCCTTTCGCGCAGATCGAGCCCCCGTTGGCTGAGGCGAGTGCCACGCTGACCTCTGCGGAGACGCGAGCGCTCGACATCGACGCGGGCGCGACGATTCCTCCGCTCGCTGATGCCGTGCGAGAGATGCGATCGGCCGTCACGCAGGCTGCCACCGTCGTGGGAGCGCTGCATGGAGCGTCCGCGCTGCTGCCGAGCATGCTCGGCGGAGAGGGTCCCCGCAATTATGTGCTCGCGATGCAGAACAATGCCGAGCTGCGATCGTCCGGCGGAATCATCGGGGCGATCGCCCTGCTGCACGCCGAGAACGGCCGGATCACGCTCGTGCAGCAGGCCTCCACGCAGGACTTCCCGGCCCTCGACACGCCGATCCCGCTCAGCGAATCGACCGTGGCCCTCTTCGAGGACCGCCCCGGTCGATACCTGCAGAACCTGACGAGCATCCCCGACTTCACCGAGGCCGGGCCGGCGATCGCGACGCGCTGGCAGAACCGCTTCGGGCAATCTGTCGACGGCGTCATCGCGGTCGACGCGGTGATGACGGAAGACCTGATCGCAGCCACGGGTCCGCTCGCGTTCGGGCCGTTCACCGCCACGGAGGACACCGTCGTGAACCTGCTGCTCTCAGAGATCTACGCGAGCGTGCCCGACCCGTCCGCGCAGGACGAGGTCTTCTCGCAGGCCGCGGGAGCGCTTCTGTCCGCCGCGCTCACGGAGGCCGCCCCGAAGGATCTCGTCGCCGCTCTCGCGGAGTCTGCCGATGAGCGACGCATCCGCATCTGGAGCGCGCATGAGGATGAGGAGGCGATCCTGTCGGCGTCGACGCTCGGCGGGGCGCTGCCCGAGGACGGCCCCCAGACCCACGTCGGCGTGCTCTTCAACGACACGACCGGCGGGAAGATGGACTTCTACGCGGACGCGGCCATCACGACGTCGATCGGCACGTGCGACGGCGAACCGACCACGCAGGTGACGGTGACCTGGAAGAACGACGCGCCCGCGGACGCCGGGACGGCGCTGCCGCCATACGTGACCGCTAACGGGTTCTACGGAGTGCCCGCCGGGTCGACCAGGACCCTGGTCACGGTGTACGGGCCCGAGGGTGCCACCCCCTCCCACATCGACGGCGACGGGGAAGAGATCAGCGTGCAGACGGCTCTGCTCGGCTCCCGCTCCGCCGTTCAGCACGAGGTGCTGGTGGCTCCGGGCGAATCGTCGACGATCACCGTCGAATATCAGGGAACCGGCGCCGGAGAACGACTGACG
- a CDS encoding glycosyltransferase: protein MGARLRVVLDQLTHVVHADHASAASDLTAALISTAPSGCEVEAIVPSGVDVQIPGLVDVRRLSLARRELAASWQLGIVPGVGGGLIHSPTLMAPLVRHDRLHDLDQTTVTLWDLQAWDEPDSLTKSVVAWQRAMLKRAVKHADAVVVPSHSVGERLAEIAKLSGRIRVIPGAAPTALVMPLDARERRAALSLTEGYVLLTGSAQSLEHGFRAAVASGRDAVVLDAPEGAEPRLVEVAVAAGLPEARAHIRGALSTEDRAAVFAGASALVATSPRAAWPWRAVEAMTLGVPVVAVDSGVHQDVIADGGAIVPSTEMAEAVVDAVGDGARRLSVLGADRSRSFSWLGAAERVWGLHADL, encoded by the coding sequence ATGGGTGCTCGGCTGCGTGTTGTTCTGGATCAGCTGACGCATGTCGTGCACGCGGACCACGCCTCAGCGGCGTCGGACCTCACCGCTGCGCTCATCTCGACCGCCCCCTCCGGGTGCGAGGTCGAGGCCATCGTCCCGTCGGGCGTCGACGTGCAGATCCCGGGTCTGGTCGACGTGCGCAGACTGTCACTCGCGCGGCGCGAGCTCGCGGCGTCCTGGCAGTTGGGCATCGTCCCCGGGGTGGGCGGGGGGCTCATCCACTCGCCGACCCTGATGGCTCCGCTGGTGCGTCACGACCGCTTGCACGACCTCGATCAGACGACAGTCACGCTGTGGGATCTGCAGGCGTGGGACGAGCCGGATTCGCTCACCAAGTCCGTGGTCGCCTGGCAGCGGGCGATGCTGAAGCGAGCCGTCAAGCACGCGGATGCCGTCGTGGTGCCCTCCCACTCGGTCGGTGAGCGACTGGCGGAGATCGCGAAGCTGAGCGGACGGATTCGCGTCATCCCTGGGGCCGCCCCAACTGCTCTGGTGATGCCACTCGACGCGCGAGAACGACGAGCCGCTCTGTCCCTGACGGAAGGGTATGTGCTGCTCACCGGATCGGCGCAGTCGCTCGAGCACGGCTTCCGGGCAGCTGTCGCATCCGGCAGGGATGCCGTCGTGCTCGATGCTCCGGAAGGGGCAGAACCGCGACTCGTCGAGGTCGCAGTGGCCGCAGGGCTGCCTGAAGCACGGGCCCACATCCGTGGCGCTCTGTCGACGGAGGATCGGGCGGCCGTCTTCGCCGGGGCGTCGGCGCTGGTCGCGACCAGCCCACGCGCTGCGTGGCCATGGCGTGCGGTCGAGGCCATGACCCTCGGTGTGCCGGTGGTCGCCGTGGACAGCGGAGTCCATCAGGATGTGATCGCTGACGGGGGCGCGATCGTGCCGTCGACCGAGATGGCCGAGGCCGTCGTCGATGCGGTCGGCGACGGCGCACGGCGTCTGAGCGTGCTCGGCGCGGATCGATCGAGGTCGTTCTCCTGGCTCGGCGCGGCCGAGCGTGTGTGGGGACTCCACGCGGATCTCTGA
- a CDS encoding ABC transporter ATP-binding protein has translation MPKISDAQPLPRIIIDDVHKTFKLRHTHSIKETALAAIRRKPLTTDFHALDGVSFDIQQGESVALLGFNGSGKSTMLKLISGVLEPDAGTVLTRGRIAGLIEVGAGFHPDLSGRENIFLNAAILGMSKKETEARYDEIVAFSEIEQFIDTEVKHYSSGMFLRLAFSVAIHTEMDVLLIDEILSVGDEPFQKKCLARVRELHAEGKTLVVVSHDLNMVSNLCDRGILLQKGKVRFDGPSAEAVEVMRS, from the coding sequence TTGCCCAAGATCTCTGATGCGCAGCCACTTCCGCGGATCATCATCGACGACGTCCACAAGACCTTCAAGCTCCGGCACACGCATTCGATCAAGGAGACGGCTCTCGCCGCGATCCGTCGCAAGCCGCTGACGACCGACTTCCACGCCCTGGACGGCGTGTCGTTCGACATCCAGCAGGGCGAATCCGTCGCTCTCCTCGGTTTCAACGGATCGGGCAAGTCGACGATGCTCAAGCTGATCTCGGGTGTTCTCGAGCCCGATGCCGGCACCGTGCTCACTCGCGGCCGCATCGCCGGCCTGATCGAGGTCGGCGCGGGGTTCCACCCCGATCTGTCCGGACGCGAGAACATCTTCCTCAACGCCGCGATCCTCGGCATGAGCAAGAAGGAGACCGAGGCTCGGTACGACGAGATCGTCGCGTTCAGCGAGATCGAGCAGTTCATCGACACCGAGGTGAAGCACTATTCGTCCGGCATGTTCCTCAGACTCGCGTTCTCCGTGGCGATCCACACCGAGATGGACGTCCTGCTGATCGACGAGATCCTCTCGGTCGGCGACGAGCCGTTCCAGAAGAAGTGCCTCGCTCGCGTGCGCGAACTGCACGCTGAGGGGAAGACGCTCGTCGTGGTCAGCCACGACCTCAACATGGTCTCGAACCTCTGCGACCGCGGCATCCTGCTTCAGAAGGGCAAAGTGCGCTTCGACGGACCGAGCGCGGAAGCCGTCGAGGTCATGCGCTCCTGA
- a CDS encoding ABC transporter permease, whose product MTTPGANRGLLEVFRQRHLLSLIVRKEVQIRYRGSIFGWLWSYVKPLVQFVVFFVAIGVFLGLNDRVDYFPIYLLSGITVVTFFNEAFSNGTRSLVDNAALIKKIYLPREMFPIASMMIAAVNTVPQIIVVIAISLFFGWAPTFASLGAILLALVIIAVLASGLGLFFGSINVTFRDAQSFVEIIVMVAIWASPVMYEWTQVANVVPDWLFVLYRLNPITAAVELFHYGVWFPLGPDASPLPDVWMYGLIALVTSLIALVIGQLVFRRLEGRFAQDL is encoded by the coding sequence ATGACGACTCCTGGCGCGAATCGAGGGCTCCTCGAGGTCTTCCGGCAACGGCATCTCCTCTCGCTCATCGTGCGCAAGGAAGTCCAGATCCGGTATCGGGGTTCCATCTTCGGCTGGCTGTGGTCGTACGTGAAGCCACTCGTGCAGTTCGTGGTGTTCTTCGTCGCGATCGGCGTGTTCCTCGGCCTGAACGACCGCGTCGACTACTTCCCGATCTATCTGCTCTCGGGCATCACCGTCGTCACCTTCTTCAACGAGGCGTTCTCCAACGGCACCCGGTCCCTGGTCGACAACGCGGCGCTCATCAAGAAGATCTACCTGCCTCGCGAGATGTTCCCGATCGCCAGCATGATGATCGCCGCCGTGAACACGGTGCCGCAGATCATCGTCGTGATCGCCATCTCGCTGTTCTTCGGGTGGGCGCCCACCTTCGCCTCGCTCGGCGCCATCCTTCTCGCACTCGTCATCATCGCCGTGCTCGCCAGTGGCCTCGGGCTCTTCTTCGGGTCGATCAACGTGACGTTCCGCGATGCGCAGAGCTTCGTCGAGATCATCGTGATGGTCGCGATCTGGGCCTCCCCCGTGATGTACGAGTGGACGCAGGTCGCCAATGTCGTACCCGACTGGCTCTTCGTCCTCTATCGACTGAACCCCATCACCGCCGCCGTGGAGCTCTTCCACTACGGCGTCTGGTTCCCGCTCGGGCCTGACGCGTCCCCGCTCCCCGACGTGTGGATGTACGGGCTCATCGCCCTCGTGACGTCTCTCATCGCGCTGGTCATCGGCCAGCTCGTCTTCCGCCGACTGGAGGGCCGCTTTGCCCAAGATCTCTGA
- a CDS encoding glycosyltransferase, translated as MTPLQALDQPALFRFEDPQTGADLSERERRLLVGALNFHALMAPQRKLRIHLYDGSVETTPRLTDDSTFDGLSRNNRHRIGSFDIVSSVSVEEREPERAEAASARLVASPARHLHVSSDDVLDSDPYRPQRPGLVGRIARSVKSRAPLLYDDARDLSLLRFRRKLTTAIEPRDYEAEFRPGGAHEDDVIVPAGPVLDGAPKAVIIGLHWFELGGAELWAFETVRLVREAGFLPIVLTNRDSHQPWVTRPELDGALLIPFSEPTVTSQTAGVEPLLRSLLRTFDVRGVVIHHNQWLYDRVAWIAASRPGIPIIDSTHIVEYTGGGYPLSSAIASRSITTHHVISPSLARWMTDVQRIPADRVVMAPLGGLTVKPKDAVFRPRTAGEQFTVAFIGRMARQKAPEVYITMARRLKRQGYSLRFILHGGGELSSWVDDIIRAEGLGEDIVRRSSDTPVSETLDEAHVLVVASHNEGLTLTTLEAIAHGVPVISTDVGAQSDIIPESALVPRHARVAARRLAEAVAPLVDDEESREALWRKERKAEKKLLSQQSASSWFKEEVGSW; from the coding sequence GTGACACCTCTTCAAGCTCTCGATCAGCCTGCACTCTTCCGCTTCGAGGACCCGCAGACGGGCGCCGATCTGTCGGAGCGCGAACGCCGCCTTCTCGTCGGCGCGTTGAACTTCCACGCGCTCATGGCACCTCAGCGAAAGCTGCGGATCCATCTCTACGACGGCTCGGTGGAGACGACGCCTCGACTGACCGACGACAGCACGTTCGACGGACTCTCGAGGAACAACCGACACCGCATCGGGAGCTTCGACATCGTCAGCTCCGTCTCCGTCGAAGAGCGTGAGCCCGAGCGTGCGGAAGCGGCCTCGGCCCGTCTCGTGGCGTCGCCCGCCAGGCATCTGCACGTGTCATCCGACGATGTGCTCGACTCGGACCCTTACCGCCCGCAGCGTCCCGGCCTGGTCGGCCGGATCGCACGGAGCGTCAAGTCGCGCGCGCCGCTGCTCTACGACGACGCCCGGGACCTCTCGCTGCTCAGATTCCGCCGCAAGCTCACGACGGCCATCGAGCCTCGCGATTACGAGGCGGAGTTCCGTCCGGGGGGCGCACACGAGGACGACGTGATCGTGCCGGCCGGCCCGGTTCTCGACGGGGCGCCGAAGGCCGTGATCATCGGACTCCACTGGTTCGAGCTCGGTGGCGCCGAACTCTGGGCGTTCGAGACGGTGCGTCTGGTGCGCGAAGCCGGCTTCCTTCCCATCGTGCTGACCAATCGGGACTCTCACCAGCCATGGGTCACGCGGCCCGAGCTCGACGGAGCGCTGCTCATCCCGTTCTCCGAGCCCACCGTCACCTCGCAGACCGCCGGCGTCGAACCGCTGCTCCGCTCGCTGCTGCGCACCTTCGACGTGCGCGGTGTCGTCATCCACCACAACCAGTGGCTGTACGACCGGGTCGCCTGGATCGCCGCATCGCGTCCCGGCATCCCCATCATCGACAGCACTCACATCGTCGAGTACACCGGCGGCGGGTATCCGCTGAGCAGTGCGATCGCGTCCCGATCGATCACGACGCATCACGTCATCTCGCCGAGCCTCGCCCGCTGGATGACCGATGTGCAGCGCATCCCTGCTGACCGTGTGGTCATGGCACCGCTCGGCGGACTCACCGTGAAGCCGAAGGATGCCGTGTTCCGTCCGCGGACAGCGGGTGAGCAGTTCACCGTCGCGTTCATCGGCCGGATGGCCCGGCAGAAGGCGCCCGAGGTGTACATCACCATGGCGAGGCGGTTGAAGCGCCAGGGATACTCGCTGCGTTTCATCCTTCACGGCGGCGGCGAGCTGTCGAGCTGGGTCGATGACATCATCCGTGCCGAGGGGCTGGGGGAGGACATCGTCCGACGCAGCTCGGACACCCCTGTCTCCGAGACGCTCGATGAAGCGCATGTGCTCGTCGTCGCGTCGCACAATGAGGGACTCACGCTCACGACGCTCGAGGCGATCGCACACGGTGTGCCCGTGATCTCGACGGATGTCGGGGCACAGAGCGACATCATCCCCGAATCCGCTCTGGTTCCGCGTCACGCACGTGTCGCCGCGCGTCGACTCGCCGAGGCGGTGGCCCCGCTCGTCGACGACGAGGAGTCGAGGGAAGCGCTGTGGCGGAAGGAGCGCAAGGCGGAGAAGAAGTTGCTGTCCCAGCAGTCCGCGAGTTCATGGTTCAAGGAAGAGGTGGGCTCATGGTGA
- a CDS encoding glycosyltransferase family 2 protein, whose protein sequence is MVSVAGVVVTFNRLEKLKTVIASIEAQTHAVETLFVIDNASTDGTAEYLASLETSVPLEVVTMSTNSGGAGGFSEGMLRGYASGADHVWIMDDDCYPKPEALESLIAGFDGAVQELGGDVPFACSVVEFTDGSICEMNNPVTTWDWGRLLVKGQNNVMVTACSFVSVLIPRWAIAEYGLPYSEYFIWFDDREYTLRLTARCPGVQVLDSVVVHDMGDNRGVNFAMVDRKSLWKFSYGVRNEASWQLHHRGFLYFIEFGARLFVSLHRGRVPLDLRAKLLGKWLKGITFNPKVRYPEAEAA, encoded by the coding sequence ATGGTGAGTGTCGCTGGAGTGGTCGTCACGTTCAATCGGCTCGAGAAGCTGAAGACGGTGATCGCATCGATCGAGGCGCAGACGCACGCCGTCGAGACGCTGTTCGTCATCGACAACGCCTCGACCGACGGCACGGCGGAGTACCTGGCATCCCTCGAGACGTCCGTCCCCCTCGAAGTCGTGACCATGTCGACCAACTCCGGGGGAGCGGGTGGCTTCTCCGAGGGGATGCTGCGCGGATACGCCTCCGGCGCGGACCACGTGTGGATCATGGACGATGACTGCTATCCGAAGCCGGAAGCGCTCGAGAGCCTCATCGCCGGATTCGACGGGGCCGTCCAGGAACTCGGCGGCGACGTCCCCTTCGCATGCTCCGTCGTCGAGTTCACCGACGGCAGCATCTGCGAGATGAACAACCCCGTGACGACGTGGGACTGGGGTCGTCTGCTCGTCAAGGGCCAGAACAATGTCATGGTCACAGCGTGCTCGTTCGTCTCCGTGCTCATTCCACGCTGGGCGATCGCGGAGTACGGGCTTCCCTACTCCGAGTACTTCATCTGGTTCGACGACCGCGAGTACACCCTTCGCCTCACCGCTCGCTGTCCCGGCGTGCAGGTGCTCGACAGCGTCGTGGTCCACGACATGGGCGACAACCGCGGAGTGAACTTCGCGATGGTCGACCGCAAGAGCCTCTGGAAGTTCTCGTACGGCGTGCGCAACGAGGCCTCCTGGCAGTTGCACCATCGCGGATTCCTGTACTTCATCGAGTTCGGCGCACGGCTCTTCGTGAGCCTGCACCGCGGTCGCGTCCCGCTGGATCTGCGCGCGAAGCTGCTCGGCAAGTGGCTGAAGGGCATCACCTTCAATCCGAAGGTCCGCTACCCGGAGGCTGAGGCGGCGTGA
- a CDS encoding DUF6541 family protein, producing MSWVSILPALIVTGALLFLPGLLLGFLLRLRGMRLLALAPALSVSLVAVAAIAAPFVGIRWSILPVLVLTAVASLAAFFWSKHVGVPARPRTHVSARQLVAIIVSIAVPAALIAFVLVRSMHDPEFFSQRYDNFFHLNAVQYVLDTGNASPLWLGSMTSPAGVPFYPSGWHALVSIVVALSGASVPLATNAMIIVVAAVVWPIGAVFLVRELLGRNQIMTVIAGALAAAFPAFPFLLLHYGVLYPLFLGLAVAPAAIVVAWWLLRPGRVSRRQDWALLLVLVVPGLGVAHPGALMAVVALTVPFVLARLLHQMRAPGRPRVIAIGLLVAYAAVGVVLLQVVRPPGSQIYWPIINTVPDSIGEVVAASVYGYPSSLGITALMIIGAYSVIRRGTYARWSVLAMAVISAVLYIIVSASPYETLRFWFTAPWYNNPPRIAAFWAIGVLPLAALGGIVLVTWLLRQRLLAPVRRFSERLPIVLIAVVVIALVGVTQNAAIRQAAADIEFTYELRPGGPILSPDELDLMEDLDELVPEDAVIAGDPWTGASFAYGVSGRRVLMPHLLMDLTDDAEAINTKLNTDGDSPQVCDALEDTGVAYVLDFSADGDFQENDGDYSGLDDLESSPYVELVEQRGDAKLYKIVSCGLGS from the coding sequence GTGAGCTGGGTCTCGATCCTGCCCGCACTGATCGTCACCGGAGCTCTTCTCTTCCTCCCGGGACTCCTGCTCGGCTTCCTCCTCCGCCTGCGCGGAATGAGACTCCTCGCGCTGGCACCGGCGCTCAGCGTCTCCCTCGTCGCGGTCGCCGCCATCGCAGCGCCTTTCGTGGGAATCCGATGGAGCATCCTGCCCGTCCTCGTACTCACCGCGGTGGCGTCGCTCGCCGCCTTCTTCTGGTCGAAGCACGTCGGAGTCCCGGCGCGACCACGCACGCACGTGAGCGCGAGGCAGCTGGTCGCGATCATCGTCTCCATCGCAGTGCCCGCTGCGCTGATCGCGTTCGTGCTCGTGCGGAGCATGCACGACCCGGAGTTCTTCTCGCAGCGTTACGACAACTTCTTCCATCTGAACGCCGTGCAGTACGTCCTGGACACCGGGAACGCATCGCCGCTGTGGCTGGGAAGCATGACGTCGCCGGCCGGCGTCCCCTTCTACCCGTCCGGATGGCACGCGCTCGTCTCCATCGTCGTCGCCCTGAGCGGGGCATCCGTGCCCCTCGCCACCAATGCGATGATCATCGTCGTCGCGGCGGTCGTCTGGCCGATCGGCGCGGTGTTCCTCGTGCGCGAGCTCCTGGGACGAAACCAGATCATGACGGTGATCGCGGGCGCTCTGGCTGCCGCCTTCCCCGCGTTCCCCTTCCTGCTCCTGCACTACGGGGTGCTCTATCCGCTGTTCCTCGGCCTGGCCGTGGCTCCGGCCGCGATCGTCGTCGCCTGGTGGCTTCTCAGGCCCGGGCGAGTGTCGCGTCGCCAGGACTGGGCCCTGCTGTTGGTGCTCGTCGTGCCGGGCCTGGGTGTCGCGCACCCCGGGGCTCTCATGGCGGTCGTCGCTCTCACGGTGCCCTTCGTCCTCGCCAGGCTTCTGCATCAGATGAGGGCTCCCGGACGCCCGCGGGTGATCGCGATCGGCCTGCTCGTCGCCTACGCCGCCGTCGGCGTGGTCCTCCTGCAGGTCGTGCGTCCTCCCGGAAGCCAGATCTACTGGCCCATCATCAACACCGTGCCCGACTCCATCGGAGAGGTCGTCGCGGCGAGCGTGTACGGCTACCCGAGTTCGCTCGGGATCACCGCGCTGATGATCATCGGCGCGTACAGCGTGATCCGCCGGGGCACCTATGCGCGGTGGTCGGTCCTGGCGATGGCGGTCATCTCCGCCGTGCTCTACATCATCGTGTCGGCGTCACCGTATGAGACGCTCCGGTTCTGGTTCACGGCCCCGTGGTACAACAACCCGCCTCGTATCGCCGCGTTCTGGGCGATCGGAGTCCTCCCGCTCGCTGCGCTCGGCGGCATCGTGCTGGTCACGTGGCTTCTGCGCCAGCGGCTGCTCGCGCCGGTGCGGCGCTTCTCCGAGCGTCTGCCGATCGTCCTGATCGCCGTCGTCGTGATCGCACTCGTCGGAGTCACCCAGAACGCCGCGATCCGGCAGGCCGCAGCAGATATCGAGTTCACCTACGAGCTGCGACCGGGTGGGCCGATCCTGTCTCCGGACGAGCTCGATCTCATGGAGGATCTCGACGAGCTCGTTCCCGAGGACGCCGTCATCGCGGGAGACCCGTGGACCGGAGCGTCCTTCGCCTATGGCGTGAGTGGACGACGCGTCCTCATGCCGCATCTCCTGATGGACCTCACTGACGACGCCGAGGCGATCAACACGAAGCTGAACACAGACGGCGACTCTCCGCAGGTGTGCGACGCCCTCGAGGACACCGGTGTCGCATACGTCCTCGACTTCAGCGCCGACGGCGACTTCCAGGAGAACGACGGCGACTACTCGGGACTCGACGACCTCGAGAGCTCGCCTTACGTCGAGCTCGTCGAGCAGCGCGGAGATGCGAAGCTCTACAAGATCGTCTCGTGCGGACTCGGCTCATGA
- a CDS encoding glycosyltransferase, translated as MTYEIFVPFWGDPEQLYETVESVRAQTDPDWRLTIIDDCYPDESVAAHFDEESDERIIYTRNEHNVGITENFRESVRRASGDFVTILGCDDLLHPNYVAVVRAAARAVPHADVIQPGVQVIDERGAVVLPLVDRIKQRLLTPKGQGITVFNGPDMATTLIRGNWLYWPSLSLRVETLRRIDFTDDLAVIQDLALLMDIAFDGGTLAYTPPLAFSYRRHLASASQKTLLDGSRFLDERRYYRIARRSAAARGWSRTARTARVRLMARLHGIAALPLVLRHGTARGVRSALAHVADPR; from the coding sequence ATGACGTACGAGATCTTCGTGCCTTTCTGGGGAGACCCCGAACAGCTCTACGAGACCGTCGAATCGGTGCGCGCCCAGACGGACCCGGACTGGCGGCTGACAATCATCGACGACTGCTATCCCGATGAGTCCGTCGCGGCGCACTTCGACGAAGAGTCGGACGAGCGGATCATCTACACCCGGAACGAGCACAACGTCGGGATCACCGAGAACTTCCGGGAGTCGGTCCGCCGCGCGTCCGGGGACTTCGTCACGATCCTCGGCTGCGACGACCTCCTGCACCCGAACTACGTGGCGGTCGTCCGCGCCGCGGCGCGTGCCGTGCCCCACGCGGATGTGATCCAGCCGGGAGTCCAGGTCATCGATGAGCGCGGCGCGGTCGTGCTGCCCCTCGTCGATCGGATCAAGCAGCGCCTGCTCACCCCGAAGGGTCAGGGGATCACCGTGTTCAACGGCCCTGACATGGCCACGACGCTGATCCGGGGCAACTGGCTGTATTGGCCCTCGCTCTCGCTGCGGGTCGAGACGCTGCGCAGGATCGACTTCACGGATGACCTCGCCGTCATCCAGGATCTCGCTCTCCTCATGGACATCGCGTTCGACGGGGGCACGCTGGCGTATACGCCGCCGCTCGCGTTCTCCTATCGGCGTCATCTGGCGAGCGCGTCTCAGAAGACGTTGCTCGACGGCAGTCGCTTCCTCGACGAGCGTCGGTACTACCGCATCGCGCGTCGATCGGCCGCTGCGCGGGGATGGAGCCGCACAGCGCGGACCGCGAGAGTACGTCTCATGGCCCGTCTGCACGGGATCGCCGCGTTGCCCCTCGTCCTGAGGCATGGCACGGCGCGGGGTGTGCGGTCGGCCCTGGCGCACGTCGCGGATCCCCGCTGA
- a CDS encoding glycosyltransferase, whose product MTETVCVCMATYNGTGYLREQLDSILAGLRPDDQVVIVDDASTDGTVALLETYRDARVTVYRNPKNLGYVKTFERALSLADRDVIFLSDQDDEWVPGRRDLLVEALRDRSIAAGDLVLLPDDSPLSSPLTGRPWRLAPLPSGGSLANELRLLAGDAPYYGCAMAIRREASELILPFPGFLVESHDLWIATVGNTARVLAHVQSPVLRRRLHDANASAPRPRGLRKALQSRWMLLRAWREASRRVAAARRLSRGRSAP is encoded by the coding sequence ATGACTGAGACCGTGTGCGTATGCATGGCGACGTACAACGGCACAGGGTATCTGCGCGAGCAACTCGACTCGATCCTCGCGGGACTGCGGCCGGACGATCAGGTCGTCATCGTCGACGACGCGAGTACCGACGGCACCGTCGCCCTTCTCGAGACATACCGCGATGCGCGCGTGACCGTGTACAGAAACCCGAAGAACCTCGGTTACGTCAAGACGTTCGAGCGTGCGCTGTCGCTGGCGGACCGTGACGTCATCTTCCTCTCCGACCAGGACGATGAGTGGGTCCCCGGGCGTCGCGACCTGTTGGTCGAGGCACTCCGCGACCGCTCGATCGCCGCCGGCGACCTGGTGCTGCTCCCTGACGACTCGCCACTGAGCTCGCCGCTCACCGGACGACCCTGGCGCCTCGCTCCGCTGCCCTCGGGCGGATCGCTGGCGAACGAGCTGCGTCTGCTGGCCGGCGATGCCCCCTACTACGGCTGCGCGATGGCGATCCGACGTGAGGCCTCGGAGCTGATCCTGCCTTTCCCGGGGTTCCTGGTCGAGTCCCACGACCTGTGGATCGCGACGGTCGGCAACACGGCCCGTGTGCTCGCGCATGTGCAGAGCCCGGTTCTGCGACGTCGGCTGCACGATGCCAATGCGTCGGCACCGAGGCCACGGGGTCTCCGCAAGGCTCTGCAGTCGCGGTGGATGCTTCTCCGTGCCTGGCGCGAGGCATCACGTCGCGTCGCCGCGGCACGGCGACTCAGCCGAGGCCGCTCAGCCCCGTAG